From a region of the Arachis ipaensis cultivar K30076 chromosome B09, Araip1.1, whole genome shotgun sequence genome:
- the LOC107619367 gene encoding probable 60S ribosomal protein L14, whose product MVRSQVNFKRLSLTDLKVDIKRVPKKKELIKAMEDADVKNKWEKSSWGRKLIVRKTRANLNDFDRFKLMLVKIKKAAVVRQELAKLKKTSA is encoded by the exons ATGGTTAGGTCACAAGTGAACTTCAAGAGACTGTCATTGACGGACCTCAAGGTTGACATAAAGAGGGTGCCGAAGAAGAAGGAACTGATTAAAGCCATGGAGGATGCTGATGTCAAGAACAAGTGGGAGAAGAGTTCCTGGGGAAGAAAGCTCATTGTTAGGAAGACTAGGGCTAACCTTAATGATTTTGATAGGTTCAAGCTCATGCTGGTCAAAATCAAG AAGGCTGCTGTTGTTAGGCAAGAGCTTGCAAAGTTGAAGAAGACCTCAGCTTAG
- the LOC107619270 gene encoding probable 60S ribosomal protein L14, with amino-acid sequence MPFKRFIEIGRVALINYGKEHGRLVVIVDVIDQNRALVDAPDMVRSQVNFKRLSLTDLKVDIKRVPKKKELIKAMEDADVKNKWEKSSWGRKLIVRKTRANLNDFDRFKLMLVKIKKAAVVRQELAKLKKTSA; translated from the exons ATG CCGTTCAAGAGGTTCATCGAGATCGGGAGGGTGGCCCTCATCAACTACGGCAAAGAACACGGCAGGCTCGTCGTCATCGTCGACGTTATCGACCAGAACAGA GCTCTGGTTGATGCACCTGACATGGTTAGGTCACAAGTGAACTTCAAGAGACTGTCATTGACGGACCTCAAGGTTGACATAAAGAGGGTGCCGAAGAAGAAGGAACTGATTAAAGCCATGGAGGATGCTGATGTCAAGAACAAGTGGGAGAAGAGTTCCTGGGGAAGAAAGCTCATTGTTAGGAAGACTAGGGCTAACCTTAATGATTTTGATAGGTTCAAGCTCATGCTGGTCAAAATCAAG AAGGCTGCTGTTGTTAGGCAAGAGCTTGCAAAGTTGAAGAAGACCTCAGCTTAG
- the LOC107615815 gene encoding protein MAIN-LIKE 1-like, which yields MRRQQGMRLDDRYVPYLQMAGLYHLARLNDRWFRVDEALVSAFVERWRPETHTFHMSFGECTITLQDVAYQLGLPVDGRYVSGCLSEFHIYIDGGRPPWVWFQELLGVIPPPSQVQKYAVNCTWFQETFGECPEDADDETVRRYVRAYIMMLLGTQLFADKSGNRIHIRWLPYVARLEELGTYSWGSAALAWLYRCMCRVANRHVVKLAGPLQLLQSWIFWRFPQFRPAGYETFSWPLASRWAGYNPSGSKKGPRVRAWRLRIDRLQSREFIWMPYSSPDVLQVLHPEVLEPRHMAVWRSVTALIYFAVIEWHQIDRVLPQFGGVQAPPRPALNIDFLMSKDGR from the exons ATGaggcggcagcagggcatgcgtCTTGATGATAGATACGTTCCATACTTGCAGATGGCAGGGCtataccatcttgcaaggctgAACGACCGGTGGTTCCGGGTAGACGAGGCGCTCGTCAGTGCATTCGTTGAGAGATGGCGTCCCGAGACGCACACTTTTCATATgtcgttcggagagtgcacgatcacactccaggacgtggcataccagctgGGTTTGCCAGTCGATGGCCGTTACGTGAGCGGGTGCCTGTCAGAGTTCCATATATACATCGATGGAGGCCGTCCACCCTGGGTCTGGTTCCAGGAGTTGCTAGGAGTTATACCTCCTCCCAGTCAGGTTCAGAAGTATGCAGTGAACTGCACCTGGTTTCAGGAGACCTTTGGTGAGTGCCCTGAGGATGCAGATGATGAGACTGTTCGCCGATATGTCCGggcgtacatcatgatgttgcTGGGCACGCAGCTGTTTGCGGACAAGTCTGGCAACCGGATTCACATTAGATGGCTTCCATATGTAGCGAGGCTGGAGGAGCTGGGTACGTACAGCTGGGGTTCGGCAGCACTGGcctggttgtaccggtgcatgtgccgggTCGCCAACAGACATGTTGTGAAGTTAGCGGGCCCGCTCCAGCTACTGCAGTCTTGGATCTTTTGGCGGTTTCCTCAGTTTCGGCCTGCAGGATATGAGACGTTCAGCTGGCCGTTGGCATCTAG ATGGGCAGGTTACAACCCTTCCGGTAGCAAGAAGGGTCCGAGAGTGCGGGCATGGAGGCTTAGGATAGACCGGTTACAGTCCAGGGAG TTTATATGGATGCCGTACAGTAGCCCCGATGTACTTCAGGTGTTGCACCCGGAGGTTTTGGAGCCTCGGCACATGGCGGTGTGGCGCTCTGTGACCGCGCTGATCTACTTTGCtgtcatagagtggcatcagatagaTCGTGTTCTTCCTCAGTTTGGAGGGGTACAGGCCCCTCCGCGTCCCGCCttgaacatcgactttctgatgtccAAGGACGGGAGATAA
- the LOC107615816 gene encoding uncharacterized protein LOC107615816, whose translation MDQMLERLAGHAYYCFLDGYSVYNQIVVDPSDQEKTSFVLYGKACHLPLELEHKAYWALKLLNLDNKAAGERRMLQIQELEEFRAEAYENAKIYKERAKKKHDSNIAPRKFEGQRVLLYNSRLKLFPGKLKSRWSGPFLVTKVSKYGQVEIMEEKSQRTFVVNGQRLKHYLGDVEEKDKVEYHLN comes from the exons atggatcagatgcttgaAAGGCTTGCCGGACATGCTtactattgctttttggatggataTTCAGTCTACAACCAAATAGTAGTTGATCCTAGTgatcaagagaaaacatcatttGTTT tatatggaaaagcttgccatttgCCACTGGAGTTGGAGCACAAGGCATACTGGGCCTTGAAACTTTTGAACTTGGACAACAAGGCTGCTGGAGAAAGAAGGATGTTGCAAATTCAAGAGTTGGAAGAGTTCAGAgctgaagcttatgagaatgccaaaaTTTATAAAGAAAGAGCAAAGAAGAAGCATGACAGCAACATAGCCCCAAGGAAATTTGAAGGACAAAGAGTATTGCTCTACAATTCTAGGCTGAAGCTATTTCCAGGGAAGCTAAAGTCAAGGTGGTCTGGACCATTCCTTGTCACCAAGGTCTCCAAATATGGACAAGTAGAAATCATGGAAGAAAAGTCACAACGAACCTTCGTTGTGAACGGTCAAAGACTCAAACATTACTTGGGAGATGTGGAGGAGAAGGACAAGGTTGAATATCACCTCAACTGA